TGCTGTCCAGCGGCGTCCGCTTGATTTCCAAGCCCTCCAAGCTGCAGGTGCCGCCCTGGCAGCTCGTCTCCGCCACGCTCGGCGGCGTCCCGCTGCGCGTCGCCACCTGGTGGGCGAGTCCGCAGATTCCTTCCACCACGGGCGGGGCGCCCGAGTGCTGGCAGCCCGGGCTGGGCACGCCCGGGCCTGTCGAGATCGCCACCACGGGCACCTGGGAGAAGGTGGAGCTGGGACTCACCGGTGGCATGGGGGCGAACTACAATCACGCCAAGATCGGCGTCTCGCTCGACGCGGCCCAGCCGCTGGCCATCTTTGGCGACATGAACCAGCAGGGAGCGCTCTCCGACAAGTGCGGCAGCAGCCAGAACGGGCGGGGTGGCCTGTTCTATGTGGTGCGCGACAAGGCCCTCTTCGAGAGTGTCAGCGCGCTGCTCAAGGGTGCTACCGCCCCCGCGCAGGGCGCTCCCCAGAAGTGAGCTTCTCCGGGTGCGCGACGCGACCCATGAAGCACCCTGACCGGGCCGGCGGAGCCATCGCTCTGCCAGGCGATGTTCCGCATCATGGGGACGGTGAGCTTCCGTAGACGGGAACGATGGAGCCGGGGAGACATAGCGGCCGCTCCCCGGTTTTCCATCGCGAAGGCGCCTACCAGATGACGACCTGCTGGTCGCCCTGGCGCACCATGGACTGGCCCGGCTTGCACGAGAACGCCGCCGCGAAGGCCGGCATGTTCGACGGCGCGCCGATGGCGCGGAAGGGCGCCGGCGCGTGCGGATCCGTGGCCAGGCGCACCTTCAGCTCCTCGGGCGTGAAGCTGCGGCGCCACACCGTGGCCCAGTTGAGGAAGAAGCGCTGGTCGCGCGTCAGCCCGTCCACCTTCGGGTCCGGCTGGCCCTCCGTGGCCCGCTTCAGCGCGTCGTAGGCCGTGGCCAGCCCGCCCAGGTCCGCGATGTTCTCGCCCAGCGTGAGGTTGCCGTTGACCTTGGCGCCCGGGGTGACTTCGTAGGCGTTGAACTGGGCCACCAGCTTGCCCGTCAGCGCCTTGAACGCCTTGCTGTCCGCCTCCGTCCACCACTGCTCGAAGTTGCCGCTCGCCCCGAAGCGCGCGCCCTGGTCGTCATAGCCGTGCGTCATCTCGTGGCCGATCACCGAGCCGATGCCGCCGTAGTTCATGGCGTCGTCGGCGTTCGGATCGAAGAACGGCGGTTGCAGGATCGCCGCCGGGAAGACGATCTCGTTCTGCAGGGGGTTGTAGTAGGCATTCACCATCTGCGGAGGCATGCCCCACTCGGTGCGATCGACCGGCTTGCCAATCTTGCCCACGCTCCACTTGTGGTTGAACTCCTGGGCCGCCTTCACGTTGCCCAGGTAGCTGTCACGGCTCGTCTTCAGCCCGCTCCAGTCGCGCCACTTGTCCGGGTAGCCGATCTTCGGCGTGAAGCTGGCCCACTTCTCCAGCGCCCGCTGCTTCGTCTCCGGGCCCATCCAGGTCAGCTTCTCGATGCGAGCCTTCAAGGCCTCGCGGAGGTTCTTGACCAGCGTCTCCATGCGCGCCTTCGACTCGGGCGGGAACGCGACCTTGACGTACATCTGGCCCAGCGCCTCGCCCGTCTCGCTCTCGATGGTGTCGAGCACGCGCTTGCTGCGCTCCTTCAGCTCCTGCTGGCCCCGCAGCGTCTTGCCATAGAAGAGGAAGTTCTCCTGCACGAATGGGTCCGACAGGTACGGCGAGGCCGAGTCCACGGCGTGGAAGCGCAGGTAGCTCTGCCACTGCGCGGCCGGAACCTCCGCCAGCATCTTGCTGATCTCCTGGTGGAAGGCCGGGATGGCCAGCGAGAACATCTTCGGCTGGACCATGCCGTGCGCCTCGAAGAAGCGCGTCCACGAGAAGTTCGGCGTCAGCTTGTCCGCGTCGGCCGGGCTGACCGGGTTGTAGAACAGCGAGACGTCGCGCGACAGCTCCTCCCGGGACTTGGAGACCCGCGCCAGGCGCGTCTCGAAGGCGACCACGTCCCGCGCCTGCTGGGCGGCGCCCGCCGCCGGGATGCCCGACAGCTCCAGCACCCGGGCGACGTGCTTCTCGTAGGCGGCCAGCTTGTCCTTCTTGTCCGCGTCGAAGTAGTAGGCGCGATCCGGCAGGCCCAGGCCGCCCTGCATCACGTAGCCGAGCTCGAAGTTGGAGTCCTTGAAGTCCGCCTGGGAGCCGAAGCCGAACAGGATGCCCTCGCCCTTGGCCGTCTGGGTGCGCACGTATTCGGCGATCTGCTCCTTGTTTCCGAGCTGGGAGATGGCGTCCAGCTGGGCCTTCAGCGGCTCCAGGCCCTGGGCGTTGATGCGGGCCTCATCCATGCCCGTGGCGTAGAGGTCGCTGACGATCTTCTCCACGCCGGTGGCGCCCGTCATGGCCGCGGCCTGCTGGGCCAGCTGCTTCTGCACGGCGATGGAGCGCTCGTCGAGCATCTCGAACGCGCCCCACGAGGTGCGGTCCCCGGGGATCTTGTTCGCCGCGAGCCAC
The window above is part of the Hyalangium gracile genome. Proteins encoded here:
- a CDS encoding M13 family metallopeptidase; this encodes MTQKKPQVLLLSLALSTPLAACSKQDKAAPTAEAGLEKPAASSPALKLDESQLPGVNRFQVSDLDPSKDACTDFAGYVNGKWLAANKIPGDRTSWGAFEMLDERSIAVQKQLAQQAAAMTGATGVEKIVSDLYATGMDEARINAQGLEPLKAQLDAISQLGNKEQIAEYVRTQTAKGEGILFGFGSQADFKDSNFELGYVMQGGLGLPDRAYYFDADKKDKLAAYEKHVARVLELSGIPAAGAAQQARDVVAFETRLARVSKSREELSRDVSLFYNPVSPADADKLTPNFSWTRFFEAHGMVQPKMFSLAIPAFHQEISKMLAEVPAAQWQSYLRFHAVDSASPYLSDPFVQENFLFYGKTLRGQQELKERSKRVLDTIESETGEALGQMYVKVAFPPESKARMETLVKNLREALKARIEKLTWMGPETKQRALEKWASFTPKIGYPDKWRDWSGLKTSRDSYLGNVKAAQEFNHKWSVGKIGKPVDRTEWGMPPQMVNAYYNPLQNEIVFPAAILQPPFFDPNADDAMNYGGIGSVIGHEMTHGYDDQGARFGASGNFEQWWTEADSKAFKALTGKLVAQFNAYEVTPGAKVNGNLTLGENIADLGGLATAYDALKRATEGQPDPKVDGLTRDQRFFLNWATVWRRSFTPEELKVRLATDPHAPAPFRAIGAPSNMPAFAAAFSCKPGQSMVRQGDQQVVIW